A window of the Wolbachia endosymbiont (group A) of Pogonocherus hispidulus genome harbors these coding sequences:
- the rpsO gene encoding 30S ribosomal protein S15, whose translation MSITSEKKKSLINIYAIKEDDTGSSFVQCAILTERISNLTEHFKVHKHDHHSKRGLLILIGRRRKHLNYIKRKFGNEAYQELIEKLGIRK comes from the coding sequence ATGTCGATAACATCCGAAAAGAAAAAGAGTTTGATAAATATATATGCAATTAAAGAAGATGATACAGGTTCATCTTTTGTACAATGTGCAATTTTGACCGAGAGGATCAGTAATTTAACTGAGCATTTTAAAGTGCACAAGCATGACCATCACTCTAAGCGTGGTTTACTTATATTGATAGGTAGAAGACGCAAGCACTTAAATTATATAAAGCGTAAATTTGGTAATGAAGCCTATCAGGAATTAATAGAGAAGTTAGGCATTAGAAAATAA
- the pnp gene encoding polyribonucleotide nucleotidyltransferase — translation MFKIIKKSIEWGGRTLSLETGKIARQAHGSVVVNYGDTSVLVTVVSKKKEENVDFLPLNVQFIAKSYAMGKIPGGFFKREGKPSDRETLISRVIDRSIRPLFPEGFNDEVSVVCNLLTYDTVNPPEVPALIGTVAALAISGVPFHFTIAGVMVGCDENNNYILNPSVQEMKASSLDLFLSGDENSILMVESEVKELSEENVFNAIKFGHEHLKPVIELIKEFADTVGNKPESFAPVDISDITQELEKHGKDFEKAYSQTVKQERVQALEAIRDNILNALKEAGKDEKLITYAVKNFERSLVREIIRKKGVRIDGRKHDEIRQIEIEVDVLSKTHGSALFTRGNTQALVVTALGTTQDEQIVDDIEGDRREHFMLHYNFPPFSVGEISTGRPPGRREIGHGKLAWKAIHPVLPDKSEFPYTIRVVSEILESDGSSSMATVCGTSLALMDTGVPIKAPVAGIAMGLIKDKDEYVILSDILGDEDYLGDMDFKVAGTSEGVTALQMDMKISGINFEIIEKSLEQAKAGRLHILEKMNAVISEHSDDVKDHAPRMLSFYIDKDKISAAIGAKGKNIRSVCERSNAKIEIGDDGKVSVFATSGTEAEIAKSMMIDSITELEQGSIVDVKVVRIEKSIVELEFLNGRKGKMHISEVANEHIDSIESILKQDDTFKALVIDFEKGGCPKLSRRRVDQETGEFFEGELYNEERKDGPNDRDNYYNNSFNRKPGGSHHKRPSRPRSGFSNRNRPKFGNNDSSSGFY, via the coding sequence ATGTTTAAAATTATAAAAAAATCTATAGAGTGGGGTGGTCGTACCTTATCTTTAGAAACAGGAAAAATAGCACGCCAAGCTCATGGTTCAGTAGTTGTAAATTACGGTGATACTTCTGTTTTAGTAACTGTTGTAAGTAAAAAGAAGGAAGAAAATGTTGATTTCCTACCTTTAAATGTACAGTTTATCGCAAAAAGCTATGCCATGGGTAAGATCCCTGGTGGCTTTTTTAAAAGAGAAGGCAAGCCATCTGATAGAGAAACTTTAATCTCAAGAGTAATAGATAGAAGTATAAGACCACTATTTCCAGAAGGATTTAATGATGAAGTTAGTGTGGTGTGCAATCTATTAACTTATGATACAGTCAATCCTCCTGAAGTGCCAGCATTGATTGGTACTGTTGCAGCTCTTGCAATTTCTGGTGTTCCTTTTCACTTTACTATAGCTGGAGTGATGGTTGGTTGTGATGAAAATAATAACTATATACTCAACCCTTCTGTTCAAGAGATGAAAGCAAGCAGCTTGGATCTATTTTTGTCTGGTGATGAAAATTCAATTTTAATGGTTGAATCAGAAGTGAAAGAGCTCTCTGAAGAAAATGTTTTTAATGCAATAAAATTTGGCCATGAACACCTTAAGCCTGTCATTGAGCTCATAAAAGAGTTTGCTGATACAGTTGGCAATAAACCTGAAAGCTTTGCTCCTGTTGATATATCAGATATAACACAAGAGCTTGAAAAACACGGTAAAGATTTTGAGAAAGCATATTCACAAACAGTAAAACAAGAGCGAGTTCAAGCTCTAGAAGCGATCAGAGATAATATATTGAATGCTCTTAAGGAAGCTGGAAAAGACGAAAAGTTAATTACGTATGCAGTAAAAAACTTTGAAAGATCTTTAGTACGTGAAATAATTAGAAAGAAAGGTGTAAGGATAGACGGTCGTAAGCATGATGAAATACGTCAGATAGAAATTGAAGTTGATGTTCTATCCAAGACTCACGGTTCTGCGTTGTTTACCAGAGGTAACACTCAGGCGCTGGTTGTTACTGCTCTTGGCACTACGCAAGATGAGCAAATCGTGGATGATATTGAAGGGGATAGACGTGAGCACTTTATGTTACATTATAATTTTCCTCCTTTTTCTGTTGGAGAAATTTCTACTGGACGTCCACCTGGAAGAAGAGAAATTGGTCACGGTAAACTTGCTTGGAAAGCAATTCATCCTGTTTTACCCGATAAGTCTGAATTTCCTTATACAATAAGAGTAGTGTCCGAAATTTTGGAGTCTGATGGTTCTTCTTCTATGGCAACAGTTTGTGGGACTTCTCTTGCTTTAATGGATACGGGTGTGCCAATAAAGGCCCCTGTTGCTGGAATTGCTATGGGCCTCATTAAAGATAAAGACGAGTATGTAATACTTTCCGATATATTGGGTGATGAAGATTATCTTGGTGATATGGACTTTAAAGTAGCAGGAACTAGTGAAGGGGTTACGGCGCTACAAATGGACATGAAAATTTCTGGTATAAACTTTGAAATTATTGAAAAATCTTTAGAACAGGCAAAAGCTGGAAGATTACATATTTTAGAAAAAATGAATGCAGTGATTTCAGAACACAGTGATGATGTCAAAGACCATGCACCAAGAATGTTATCATTTTACATAGATAAAGATAAAATTTCTGCAGCTATTGGTGCTAAAGGAAAAAATATACGCAGTGTGTGTGAAAGAAGTAATGCAAAAATTGAAATAGGAGATGATGGTAAAGTTTCTGTTTTTGCCACGAGTGGCACTGAAGCTGAAATTGCAAAGAGTATGATGATTGATTCAATAACAGAACTAGAACAAGGTTCTATAGTTGATGTCAAAGTTGTAAGAATAGAGAAGTCTATTGTAGAGCTTGAATTTCTTAATGGCAGAAAAGGAAAAATGCACATAAGTGAAGTAGCTAATGAACACATAGATTCTATAGAGAGCATACTTAAACAAGATGATACTTTCAAAGCACTAGTAATTGACTTCGAAAAAGGTGGATGTCCAAAGTTGTCAAGACGTCGAGTTGATCAAGAGACGGGAGAGTTTTTTGAAGGTGAGCTTTACAACGAGGAAAGGAAAGATGGTCCAAATGACAGGGATAATTATTACAATAATTCATTTAATAGAAAACCTGGAGGAAGTCACCATAAGAGGCCTTCTCGTCCTCGTTCTGGTTTCAGCAACAGAAATAGGCCGAAATTTGGTAATAATGATTCATCATCAGGCTTTTATTAA